ATCTTCGCTGTCTCCACCATTGCCTTGGCCTGCTTGACGATTTCCTGTCTCTGCTCACTTGTCATAGGTGGGAAGAAGAGCTTGATAAAGTCTCCGTCATTGTTCGGGTTCACGCCGATGTTCGCTTCCTGGATGGCTCGTTCAATGTCACCCAGAAGATTCTTCTCCCAGGGTGTGATGCTGATGGTCGTAGCATCTGTGGCGATGACGCTCCCTACCTGGTTCAATGCGGTTGGTGTTCCGTAGTAGTCCACTTTGATATTGTCAACAATCCCGGTTGTTACTTTACCGGTTCTCAGTGTTGCAAAGTCTCTCTTGAGGGCTTCGATGCTTTTGTCCATTTTTTCGGATGTCTGTTCAAAAATTTCATTGACCATGATTTTCTCCATTAGGTTTTATTAGGCAGATTTTACCTTTTTTTTCCTTTGAGGGTGAATGTTGGACGTAGGTGTGTGTGGGGTGAAAGTGCCGAAGAACTGCTCTTCGGCAATAGAAAGATTATTTTGCCGGTGCTTCAGGTGCGGCTGGTGCAGCCGGAGCCGGTGTGCTAGCCGGGGCGGAAGACGGAGCTGCCGGAACCACGGCATTGTTCTTTGGTGTGATCTTGTCTACAACAGAAGCACTGTTCTGTGCTGTATAGAGATACCCGAGTGCCAATGTATTGACGATGAAAAGAAATGCAAGTGAGAAAGTAAGTTTCGCAAGGAAACCGGTAGGTCCTTTTGCGCCGAATACAGACTCGTTACTCCCGCTGTATGCCCCCAGGCCGATACTTGAACTTTTCTGTAGAAGTACAGCGATGGTTATTGCGATCGCCAATACGATTTGCACGATTAAAAGTGTTGATGTCATTGATGCCTCTTTATGATATATGAGTAGCCCAAACCAAATTTGGGTATAATTTCGGCGATTATACCCAAACTATATTGAAATAGCGGTAAATAGTGTCGAACAACGGAGAAAGCGTGGCAAATAAAATAGAAAAAGCATCAAGTGCGATCAAAGAGTTCTCACGTTTTGCCAAGGCGTATGACCAGTACAACATCATACAGTCAGAAGTGGCAAAAACCCTTGTTTCACAGCTTCCTTTGAAATCCTATCGGACGATCATCGATATCGGTGCGGGAAGTGGAAAGGTATATGAGAACCTGCTTGAGCATGATATTTCATTTGAGCGTTTCATTGCTCTGGACTCCTCGCTGGAAATGCTGGAGATCCATCCTGAAGACAGCTGTATTGAAAAAGTCTGTGCAGATTTCAACAGGGAACAGACATTTCAGTCTCTGAAAGCCACAGAAGAGACACTGCTTCTCTCTTCATCCGCACTGCAGTGGAGCAGAGACCTGCATTTCACTTTTGCGCAGCTCTCGGAACTCTCCGATCAGGCCTATTTCGCCATCTTCACATCCAATACCTTTAAAGCTCTGCATCACTGTGCAGGGGTCAACTCTCCCATATACAGTACAGAGGTTTTGAAAAAAGCTATCGATACCTATTATGATGCTTCCTATGAACTTCGGCAATACAAACTGCATTTTGATTCCGTGCATGAAATGTTCCGTTATATCAAAAAGAGTGGTGTCAGTGGTGGTGAAAAGAGGTTGGGGTACAAAGAGACAAAAGCATTAATGAAACACTATCCGCTCAATTATCTGGAATTCGAAGTATTATTTGTAGAAGCAAAAACAGTGTAGGGTGGGCACCCGGAGGAAGTGCCCCTGGGGTGCTTCAGTCCACCAATTAGACAGATATTAATCATCCCCGCCAAAAATGCCAAGCAGCTGCAGGAGTGCTGTGAACATATTGAGGAAGTCGATGTAGAGAGATACCGCGGCATCTACCGGTGAATCATAGGCACCGTTCGCGATATTCTGCGTATCGTAGATAGTGAAGATACTGAACAGAAGCAGGATCCCCGCTGTAATGATGATGTGCATCATTGGGCTCTGAAGCAGGAAGTAGTTCACTAGTGAAGCGATGATCACAACGATCAGAGTGATGAACAGCGGCTTACCCCAGCTTGAGTAGTCGGATTTGCTGTTGATCGCAAAAAGGCTCAATGCTCCAAAGAGTACCGATGTCATCAGAAATGCATTTCCGATGACCGCACCGTTACCCATGCCGATGAGCGAAGCCAAAAGCGGTACCAAAGATACTCCTGTCAGGAAGGTAAAGATGAACAGCATTGC
Above is a genomic segment from Sulfurovum riftiae containing:
- the frr gene encoding ribosome recycling factor, with the translated sequence MVNEIFEQTSEKMDKSIEALKRDFATLRTGKVTTGIVDNIKVDYYGTPTALNQVGSVIATDATTISITPWEKNLLGDIERAIQEANIGVNPNNDGDFIKLFFPPMTSEQRQEIVKQAKAMVETAKIAIRNVRKEGNDQIKKLEKAKEISEDESKKAHDQIQKITDEHIAKVEEAFKAKEADILKV
- the secG gene encoding preprotein translocase subunit SecG, which codes for MTSTLLIVQIVLAIAITIAVLLQKSSSIGLGAYSGSNESVFGAKGPTGFLAKLTFSLAFLFIVNTLALGYLYTAQNSASVVDKITPKNNAVVPAAPSSAPASTPAPAAPAAPEAPAK
- a CDS encoding methyltransferase, with translation MANKIEKASSAIKEFSRFAKAYDQYNIIQSEVAKTLVSQLPLKSYRTIIDIGAGSGKVYENLLEHDISFERFIALDSSLEMLEIHPEDSCIEKVCADFNREQTFQSLKATEETLLLSSSALQWSRDLHFTFAQLSELSDQAYFAIFTSNTFKALHHCAGVNSPIYSTEVLKKAIDTYYDASYELRQYKLHFDSVHEMFRYIKKSGVSGGEKRLGYKETKALMKHYPLNYLEFEVLFVEAKTV
- a CDS encoding Bax inhibitor-1/YccA family protein, with translation MALYERDYASAEAGYVQEGASVSFMKKTYQLLAASMIAAAAGAYVTMPYAEAVMQYKWFIFGAELLVLFFGLSMTRSKPGLNLAMLFIFTFLTGVSLVPLLASLIGMGNGAVIGNAFLMTSVLFGALSLFAINSKSDYSSWGKPLFITLIVVIIASLVNYFLLQSPMMHIIITAGILLLFSIFTIYDTQNIANGAYDSPVDAAVSLYIDFLNMFTALLQLLGIFGGDD